From the Scophthalmus maximus strain ysfricsl-2021 chromosome 11, ASM2237912v1, whole genome shotgun sequence genome, one window contains:
- the LOC118298916 gene encoding cGMP-inhibited 3',5'-cyclic phosphodiesterase A-like isoform X2 → MQRRHSASIMGRHQDNTHPPKQSSGTSVVVDIAVMGEAHGLISDLLADPSLPPNTCSSLKAVSNLLSTQISLQPLHRPRIPADTHPCSDSEEGPEKSERLAIPKRLRRSLPPGLLRRISSTWTTTTSATGLPTLEPGPVRRDRSASIKHTADSESWNNSVMMTISKSRSMSASCAASVTANHLYSKPLGRTGFPPSNVSPLGSPCPSPPVQGTPVSSPTIKTYSVQLPEPAGPLPERGPGSVAPKSHHRALTHSQSAPSSTTPHWRPPSLCSSCGRPFNNRLNHGVESVDKGERLHHPDERAAVASSDYDSTYDSTYETNHSDSSDFAQNEEEQEGGKKLSEAREGCREYPAEGMVLPPLLPSPEDKPILALEAPVMPSLEPLMSQLNNWNFPIFSLVERTHGKAGCILSQVSYRLFEDTGLFETFRIPVQKFMNYFHALENGYRDIPYHNRIHATDVLHAVWYLTTQPVPGLPTLLAENGIHTDSENGIGPDATGFLVSKMSSVPKDGYGSLSGLIPGLELMALYVAAAMHDYDHPGRTNAFLVATGAPQALLYNDRSVLENHHAASAWNLFMSQPEFNFLINLEHMEFKRFRFLVIEAILATDLKKHFDFLAEFNAKGGDEGLSGIDWTNENDRLLVCQMCIKLADINGPLKCKELHLQWTEGIVNEFYEQGDEEASLGLPISPFMDRSAPQLAKLQESFITHIVGPLCSSYDSAALMPGHWVDPPEGLMAPEDAKEEQDTEEEDTSDEDASSSDSSQQQENKKERGRKVFCQITQHLLQNHEMWKKVISTEADEEAQEEDPHCIGSPSVPITAIHEEEEEQVSKEEESTDGLDEREEVPALEEEEILPQSETSGEQEEEPE, encoded by the exons ATGCAGAGGAGGCACTCAGCAAGTATCATGGGACGCCACCAGGACAATACACATCCTCCTAAACAG TCTTCGGGCACCAGCGTGGTGGTGGACATCGCGGTGATGGGTGAGGCCCACGGTCTGATCTCAGACCTGCTGGCCGACCCCTCGCTGCCCCCGAACACCTGCAGCTCCCTGAAGGCCGTCAGCAACCTCCTCAGCACCCAGATCAGCCTCCAGCCACTCCACCGGCCTCGCATCCCTGCGGACACACACCCCTGCTCGGACTCTGAGGAGGGGCCCGAGAAATCAGAGAGATTGGCCATTCcaaag CGTCTGAGGCGGAGTCTGCCCCCAGGGTTGTTGAGGAGAATCTCATCAACGTGGACCACGACCACCTCAGCCACAGGGCTGCCCACCCTGGAGCCGGGCCCTGTACGGCGAGACCGCTCTGCCAGCATCAAACACACCGCAGACAG TGAATCGTGGAACAACTCAGTAATGATGACCATCTCGAAGAGCCGCTCCATGTCTGCCTCCTGTGCTGCTTCCGTCACTGCCAACCACCTCTACAGCAAACCACTGGGAAGaacag GTTTCCCCCCCTCCAACGTATCACCTCTGGGGTCTCCGTGCCCATCTCCTCCCGTCCAGGGCACGCCCGTCTCCAGTCCTACGATTAAGACATATTCAGTGCAGCTTCCTGAGCCGGCTGGGCCACTACCAGAGCGGGGCCCTGGCTCTGTGGCCCCCAAGAGCCACCACAGAGCCTTAACTCACAGCCAGAGCGCCCCCAGCTCCACCACCCCTCACTGGCGGCCTCCGTCACTCTGCAGCAG CTGCGGCAGGCCGTTCAACAACCGCCTCAACCATGGGGTAGAATCTGTGGACAAAGGAGAGAGATTACACCATCCAG ATGAGCGCGCAGCAGTAGCGTCATCAGACTATGACAGTACCTACGACAGCACCTACGAGACCAACCACAGTGACAGCAGCGACTTTGCACAGAATGAAGAGGAGCAAGAGGGGGGCAAGAAGCTGTCTGAAGCAAGGGAAGGTTGCAGGGAGTATCCTGCAGAGGGCATGGTTCTTCCTCCACTCCTGCCATCACCAGAG GACAAGCCGATCTTGGCCCTGGAGGCTCCAGTGATGCCAAGTCTGGAGCCTCTGATGAGTCAACTCAACAACTGGAACTTTCCCATTTTCAGTCTGGTGGAGAGGACTCACGGCAAGGCAGGCTGCATCCTCAGTCAG GTTTCCTATCGGCTCTTTGAGGACACGGGCCTGTTTGAGACCTTCAGGATTCCTGTACAAAAGTTCATGAACTACTTCCACGCTTTGGAGAACGGATACCGGGACATCCCTT ATCACAACCGGATACATGCCACTGATGTGCTGCATGCTGTTTGGTACCTCACCACTCAGCCTGTGCCGGGCCTGCCCACCCTGCTGGCTGAGAATGGGATACACACTG ACTCGGAGAACGGCATTGGACCTGATGCCACTGGCTTCCTGGTGTCCAAGATGAGCTCTGTGCCGAAGGATGGCTATGGCTCCCTGTCCGGCCTTATCCCAGGCCTGGAGCTCATGGCCCTGTACGTCGCTGCTGCCATGCACGACTACGACCATCCTGGAAGAACCAACGCATTCCTAGTAGCTACCGGTGCACCACAG GCTCTTCTATACAACGACCGATCCGTCTTGGAAAACCATCATGCAGCTTCAGCTTGGAACCTCTTCATGTCTCAACCCGAGTTTAACTTCCTCATTAACCTTGAACACATGGAGTTCAAGCGCTTCCGCTTCCTAGTTATTGAAGCCATTCTGGCCACTGACCTCAAAAAGCACTTTGACTTCCTCGCAGAGTTTAATGCAAAG GGGGGTGATGAAGGACTGTCTGGTATTGATTGGACCAACGAGAATGACCGATTGCTGGTGTGCCAGATGTGCATCAAGCTTGCTGATATCAATGGACCACTGAAGTGTAAGGAGCTCCACCTGCAGTGGACAGAGGGGATCGTCAACGAGTTCTACGAACAA GGTGATGAAGAAGCAAGCCTGGGCCTTCCCATCAGCCCATTCATGGACCGCTCTGCGCCGCAGCTCGCCAAACTACAGGAGTCGTTCATCACCCACATAGTCGGACCTCTGTGCTCCTCCTATGACTCTGCTGCTCTTATGCCAGGGCACTGGGTCGACCCACCTGAGGGACTGATGGCACCAGAAGATGCGAAGGAAGAGCAAGATACAGAAGAGGAAGACACGTCAGATGAGGACGCATCTAGTTCAGATAGCTCCC aacaacaagaaaacaaaaaggagagggggaggaaagtgTTTTGCCAGATCACACAGCATCTTTTGCAAAAccatgaaatgtggaaaaaagtgaTTTCTACAGAAGCCGACGAAGAGGCCCAGGAAGAAGACCCGCACTGCATCGGCAGCCCCTCCGTTCCCATCACAGCCAtccatgaggaagaggaagagcaagtAAGCAAAGAAGAGGAGTCGACCGATGGCCTTGATGAAAGGGAAGAGGTGCCGGCtttagaggaagaggaaatccTTCCGCAATCAGAGACTTCAggggaacaggaggaagaacCAGAGTGA
- the LOC118298916 gene encoding cGMP-inhibited 3',5'-cyclic phosphodiesterase A-like isoform X1, producing MAAEADGGRGSSRSAREKYPRAALERNGYARTRVAPLRRDARSQSWRSLAVAWTCRGASSAVCVASVCVTLALLLRSVDWGAGGSGGSGNSSGSGSRLHLAAGGTAELLWTACHCVAPAFTLVCAFSWLGLCLLRRGVPLRAALSLLAACHLGEAAAQSLLPGAEEQLLSLPVALVVLGCLGCGALPVVRLARGVSFLVFVSAIRAVSLVSLGRVRASWRPYLAYLLGLLGFLLARYADRLLPAPGTSGTGCCGSVTGAKEEDIPVFKRRRRSSSTAASDMIAHSQNNSKSHRRTSLPCIPRDQSSGTSVVVDIAVMGEAHGLISDLLADPSLPPNTCSSLKAVSNLLSTQISLQPLHRPRIPADTHPCSDSEEGPEKSERLAIPKRLRRSLPPGLLRRISSTWTTTTSATGLPTLEPGPVRRDRSASIKHTADSESWNNSVMMTISKSRSMSASCAASVTANHLYSKPLGRTGFPPSNVSPLGSPCPSPPVQGTPVSSPTIKTYSVQLPEPAGPLPERGPGSVAPKSHHRALTHSQSAPSSTTPHWRPPSLCSSCGRPFNNRLNHGVESVDKGERLHHPDERAAVASSDYDSTYDSTYETNHSDSSDFAQNEEEQEGGKKLSEAREGCREYPAEGMVLPPLLPSPEDKPILALEAPVMPSLEPLMSQLNNWNFPIFSLVERTHGKAGCILSQVSYRLFEDTGLFETFRIPVQKFMNYFHALENGYRDIPYHNRIHATDVLHAVWYLTTQPVPGLPTLLAENGIHTDSENGIGPDATGFLVSKMSSVPKDGYGSLSGLIPGLELMALYVAAAMHDYDHPGRTNAFLVATGAPQALLYNDRSVLENHHAASAWNLFMSQPEFNFLINLEHMEFKRFRFLVIEAILATDLKKHFDFLAEFNAKGGDEGLSGIDWTNENDRLLVCQMCIKLADINGPLKCKELHLQWTEGIVNEFYEQGDEEASLGLPISPFMDRSAPQLAKLQESFITHIVGPLCSSYDSAALMPGHWVDPPEGLMAPEDAKEEQDTEEEDTSDEDASSSDSSQQQENKKERGRKVFCQITQHLLQNHEMWKKVISTEADEEAQEEDPHCIGSPSVPITAIHEEEEEQVSKEEESTDGLDEREEVPALEEEEILPQSETSGEQEEEPE from the exons ATGGCCGCGGAGGCGGACGGCGGCAGGGGGTCGTCGAGGAGCGCCCGTGAAAAATATCCCCGGGCGGCGTTGGAGCGCAACGGCTACGCGAGGACGCGCGTGGCCCCGCTGCGCCGCGACGCGCGGAGCCAGTCGTGGCGCAGCCTCGCCGTGGCATGGACTTGCCGAGGAGCGTCGTCTGCGGTCTGCGTCGCCTCCGTCTGCGTTACTCTCGCTCTGCTGCTCAGATCGGTCGACTGGGGCGCAggaggcagcggcggcagcggaaATAGCAGCGGCTCCGGCTCTCGTCTTCACTTGGCGGCGGGCGGCACGGCGGAGCTGCTGTGGACTGCGTGTCACTGCGTCGCCCCGGCTTTTACACTCGTGTGTGCCTTCTCCTGGCTGGGTCTGTGTCTGCTCCGCCGCGGGGTGCCCCTCCGCGCCGCCTTGTCCCTGTTAGCGGCGTGCCACTTGGGCGAAGCCGCGGCGCAGTCGCTCCTGCCCGGCGCCGAGGAGcagctgctctccctccccgtcGCCCTGGTCGTCCTCGGCTGCCTGGGCTGCGGCGCGCTGCCGGTCGTCCGGCTGGCGCGGGGGGTGTCGTTCCTCGTCTTCGTCAGCGCCATCAGGGCCGTGTCCCTCGTCTCCCTGGGCCGGGTCCGGGCCAGCTGGAGACCCTACCTGGCCTACctgctggggctgctggggTTTTTGCTTGCGAGGTATGCTGACCGGCTCCTGCCGGCCCCAGGGACCAGCGGGACGGGGTGCTGTGGCTCTGTGACCGGGGCGAAGGAGGAGGACATCCCTGTCTTCAAGAGGAGACGGAGGTCCAGCTCCACAGCGGCCTCGGACATGATCGCTCACAGTCAGAACAACAGCAAGTCCCACCGCAGGACTTCGCTGCCATGCATTCCGCGGGACCAG TCTTCGGGCACCAGCGTGGTGGTGGACATCGCGGTGATGGGTGAGGCCCACGGTCTGATCTCAGACCTGCTGGCCGACCCCTCGCTGCCCCCGAACACCTGCAGCTCCCTGAAGGCCGTCAGCAACCTCCTCAGCACCCAGATCAGCCTCCAGCCACTCCACCGGCCTCGCATCCCTGCGGACACACACCCCTGCTCGGACTCTGAGGAGGGGCCCGAGAAATCAGAGAGATTGGCCATTCcaaag CGTCTGAGGCGGAGTCTGCCCCCAGGGTTGTTGAGGAGAATCTCATCAACGTGGACCACGACCACCTCAGCCACAGGGCTGCCCACCCTGGAGCCGGGCCCTGTACGGCGAGACCGCTCTGCCAGCATCAAACACACCGCAGACAG TGAATCGTGGAACAACTCAGTAATGATGACCATCTCGAAGAGCCGCTCCATGTCTGCCTCCTGTGCTGCTTCCGTCACTGCCAACCACCTCTACAGCAAACCACTGGGAAGaacag GTTTCCCCCCCTCCAACGTATCACCTCTGGGGTCTCCGTGCCCATCTCCTCCCGTCCAGGGCACGCCCGTCTCCAGTCCTACGATTAAGACATATTCAGTGCAGCTTCCTGAGCCGGCTGGGCCACTACCAGAGCGGGGCCCTGGCTCTGTGGCCCCCAAGAGCCACCACAGAGCCTTAACTCACAGCCAGAGCGCCCCCAGCTCCACCACCCCTCACTGGCGGCCTCCGTCACTCTGCAGCAG CTGCGGCAGGCCGTTCAACAACCGCCTCAACCATGGGGTAGAATCTGTGGACAAAGGAGAGAGATTACACCATCCAG ATGAGCGCGCAGCAGTAGCGTCATCAGACTATGACAGTACCTACGACAGCACCTACGAGACCAACCACAGTGACAGCAGCGACTTTGCACAGAATGAAGAGGAGCAAGAGGGGGGCAAGAAGCTGTCTGAAGCAAGGGAAGGTTGCAGGGAGTATCCTGCAGAGGGCATGGTTCTTCCTCCACTCCTGCCATCACCAGAG GACAAGCCGATCTTGGCCCTGGAGGCTCCAGTGATGCCAAGTCTGGAGCCTCTGATGAGTCAACTCAACAACTGGAACTTTCCCATTTTCAGTCTGGTGGAGAGGACTCACGGCAAGGCAGGCTGCATCCTCAGTCAG GTTTCCTATCGGCTCTTTGAGGACACGGGCCTGTTTGAGACCTTCAGGATTCCTGTACAAAAGTTCATGAACTACTTCCACGCTTTGGAGAACGGATACCGGGACATCCCTT ATCACAACCGGATACATGCCACTGATGTGCTGCATGCTGTTTGGTACCTCACCACTCAGCCTGTGCCGGGCCTGCCCACCCTGCTGGCTGAGAATGGGATACACACTG ACTCGGAGAACGGCATTGGACCTGATGCCACTGGCTTCCTGGTGTCCAAGATGAGCTCTGTGCCGAAGGATGGCTATGGCTCCCTGTCCGGCCTTATCCCAGGCCTGGAGCTCATGGCCCTGTACGTCGCTGCTGCCATGCACGACTACGACCATCCTGGAAGAACCAACGCATTCCTAGTAGCTACCGGTGCACCACAG GCTCTTCTATACAACGACCGATCCGTCTTGGAAAACCATCATGCAGCTTCAGCTTGGAACCTCTTCATGTCTCAACCCGAGTTTAACTTCCTCATTAACCTTGAACACATGGAGTTCAAGCGCTTCCGCTTCCTAGTTATTGAAGCCATTCTGGCCACTGACCTCAAAAAGCACTTTGACTTCCTCGCAGAGTTTAATGCAAAG GGGGGTGATGAAGGACTGTCTGGTATTGATTGGACCAACGAGAATGACCGATTGCTGGTGTGCCAGATGTGCATCAAGCTTGCTGATATCAATGGACCACTGAAGTGTAAGGAGCTCCACCTGCAGTGGACAGAGGGGATCGTCAACGAGTTCTACGAACAA GGTGATGAAGAAGCAAGCCTGGGCCTTCCCATCAGCCCATTCATGGACCGCTCTGCGCCGCAGCTCGCCAAACTACAGGAGTCGTTCATCACCCACATAGTCGGACCTCTGTGCTCCTCCTATGACTCTGCTGCTCTTATGCCAGGGCACTGGGTCGACCCACCTGAGGGACTGATGGCACCAGAAGATGCGAAGGAAGAGCAAGATACAGAAGAGGAAGACACGTCAGATGAGGACGCATCTAGTTCAGATAGCTCCC aacaacaagaaaacaaaaaggagagggggaggaaagtgTTTTGCCAGATCACACAGCATCTTTTGCAAAAccatgaaatgtggaaaaaagtgaTTTCTACAGAAGCCGACGAAGAGGCCCAGGAAGAAGACCCGCACTGCATCGGCAGCCCCTCCGTTCCCATCACAGCCAtccatgaggaagaggaagagcaagtAAGCAAAGAAGAGGAGTCGACCGATGGCCTTGATGAAAGGGAAGAGGTGCCGGCtttagaggaagaggaaatccTTCCGCAATCAGAGACTTCAggggaacaggaggaagaacCAGAGTGA